A single window of Mycobacterium sp. ITM-2016-00318 DNA harbors:
- a CDS encoding tripartite tricarboxylate transporter TctB family protein yields the protein MTTTEEPRENAVTRTVDKAQYLVCVVLVLVGAFIIYDAVTLEAAFAKVDPVGPKLFPIVIGVILIVLAVILAVAIPRGSVGEADAGEDVDPNMPGDWRTVGLLVALFVALILLVNPVGWVITSTLFFAAAATILGSRHYVRNIAIGLVLALVSFYGFYSGLGIPLPAGVLDGIL from the coding sequence ATGACAACGACAGAAGAGCCGCGGGAGAACGCGGTCACCAGGACCGTGGACAAGGCGCAGTACCTGGTATGTGTCGTCCTCGTCCTGGTCGGGGCGTTCATCATCTATGACGCGGTGACGCTCGAGGCGGCCTTCGCCAAGGTGGATCCCGTTGGGCCGAAACTCTTCCCGATAGTTATCGGCGTCATCCTCATCGTGCTGGCGGTCATCCTCGCCGTGGCCATTCCCCGCGGTTCGGTCGGCGAGGCCGATGCGGGCGAGGACGTCGACCCGAACATGCCGGGGGACTGGCGCACCGTCGGACTGCTCGTCGCGCTGTTCGTCGCGCTGATACTGCTCGTCAATCCGGTCGGCTGGGTGATAACGAGCACACTCTTCTTCGCCGCCGCGGCAACCATTCTCGGCAGCAGGCACTACGTCCGCAACATCGCGATCGGTCTGGTGCTGGCGCTGGTCAGCTTCTATGGGTTCTACTCCGGGCTCGGAATCCCGCTGCCCGCAGGCGTTCTGGACGGGATCCTGTAA
- a CDS encoding tripartite tricarboxylate transporter permease: protein MNNFDWFLQGLSEAATPMNLLYAVIGVLLGTAVGVLPGIGPAMTVALLLPVTYNVPPSAAFIMFAGIFYGGMYGGSTTSILLNTPGESSSVITAIEGNKMAKAGRAAQALATAAIGSFVAGAIGTVLLAAFAPPISRFAVTLGAPSYLAIMLFALVAVTAVLGASKLRGAISLFLGLAIGVVGIDFLTGQPRATFGVPLLSDGIDIVVIAVAIFAVGEALWVAAHLRRRPADVIPVGRPWMARADWKRSWKPWLRGTAFGFPFGALPAGGAELPTFLSYITEKRLAKRTGHDAEFGKGAIEGVAGPEAANNASAAGTLVPMLSLGLPTNATAAVMLTAFVSYGIQPGPTLFEKEPLLIWTLIASLFIGNFLLLVLNLPLAPLWAKLLQTPRPYLYAGILFFAALGALAVNLQPLDLALLLVFGLLGLMMRRFGLPVLPLIIGVILGPRIERQLRQSLQLADGNWIGLFTEPVAIITYVLMAILLLLPLILRLMHRSEETLLVVEDDRDMQEKAAKS, encoded by the coding sequence ATGAACAATTTCGACTGGTTTCTTCAGGGCCTCAGCGAGGCCGCGACACCGATGAACCTGCTCTACGCGGTCATCGGGGTACTCCTCGGCACCGCCGTTGGTGTGCTACCGGGCATCGGGCCCGCCATGACCGTGGCATTGCTGCTGCCCGTCACCTACAACGTCCCCCCGAGTGCGGCGTTCATCATGTTCGCCGGGATCTTCTACGGCGGCATGTACGGCGGGTCGACAACCTCCATCCTGCTGAACACGCCAGGGGAGTCGTCGTCGGTCATCACCGCGATCGAGGGCAACAAGATGGCCAAGGCGGGCCGGGCCGCGCAGGCGCTGGCGACGGCGGCGATCGGGTCGTTCGTCGCAGGCGCGATCGGCACCGTGCTGTTAGCGGCCTTCGCCCCGCCGATCTCGAGATTCGCTGTGACGCTTGGCGCTCCGTCGTATCTGGCGATCATGCTGTTCGCTCTGGTCGCTGTCACCGCCGTCCTCGGGGCCTCCAAACTGCGCGGCGCGATCTCGCTCTTCCTCGGTCTGGCCATCGGCGTCGTCGGCATCGACTTCCTCACCGGGCAGCCGCGAGCCACATTCGGCGTGCCACTGTTGTCGGACGGAATCGACATCGTGGTGATCGCGGTCGCGATCTTCGCGGTCGGGGAGGCGCTCTGGGTGGCCGCGCATCTGCGCCGCCGTCCTGCCGACGTCATCCCCGTCGGCAGGCCCTGGATGGCACGCGCCGACTGGAAGCGGTCATGGAAGCCGTGGCTGCGCGGCACCGCGTTCGGTTTTCCGTTCGGCGCACTGCCCGCCGGCGGCGCGGAGCTACCGACGTTCTTGTCGTACATAACCGAGAAGCGACTCGCCAAGCGCACCGGACACGATGCTGAGTTCGGCAAGGGCGCGATCGAAGGCGTCGCCGGGCCGGAGGCCGCCAACAACGCCTCGGCCGCAGGCACTTTGGTGCCGATGCTGTCGCTGGGCCTGCCGACCAACGCCACCGCGGCGGTGATGCTGACCGCGTTCGTGTCCTACGGCATCCAGCCGGGACCGACGCTGTTCGAGAAGGAGCCGCTGCTGATCTGGACGCTGATCGCCAGCCTGTTCATCGGCAACTTCCTGCTGCTGGTGCTCAACCTCCCGCTCGCACCGCTGTGGGCCAAGCTCTTGCAGACGCCGCGCCCGTACCTGTACGCAGGCATCCTGTTCTTCGCCGCGCTCGGCGCGCTCGCGGTCAACCTTCAGCCGCTCGACCTCGCGCTGCTGCTGGTCTTCGGACTGCTCGGATTGATGATGCGGCGCTTCGGACTGCCGGTGCTGCCGCTGATCATCGGTGTCATCCTGGGGCCGCGGATCGAACGCCAGCTGCGGCAGTCCCTCCAGCTCGCCGATGGCAACTGGATCGGGCTGTTCACCGAACCCGTCGCGATCATCACCTATGTGCTGATGGCGATCCTGCTGCTGCTACCGCTGATTTTACGGCTGATGCACCGCAGCGAGGAAACATTGCTGGTCGTCGAGGACGACCGCGACATGCAGGAGAAGGCGGCCAAGTCATGA
- a CDS encoding ATP-binding protein, whose translation MTWSRSLAGQFLVFQLLVAVVVLIAIAIVSVAQSTREFREVRGQRMIAVAENLASTPIVRDRFADPTAAQVLAPETDRAVALSGAGMAEILGPEGTVRVSSEPSRIRDRMDLGPSRADEGRAWFGDDDIDGAHSLVGQVPILSVNGDVLAVASVSEPYPSVWEQLSGAGRRLLLYLGLGAALGLLASWLLSRRIKRHTRGLEVAEIAGLADHREALLHSIREGVVAVNNDGDVTLLNDSAQELLGVDGAAVGNRVDSIGLDPAVVEFLLSGDDGRSANDTVIATRTKVLALNRRSATSQGQVIGTVTTMRDSTELAALQGQLSSHKSVTDTLRAQTHEFANQLHTISGLVQLGEYDSVRDLVGTLTRRRAEINDAVTSRISDPAVAALLIAKTSLAAESGVALELAPSSHLSALTPAVATDVITLLGNLIDNAVDVSVGAERARVTVHLIDGDGLLISVADSGPGVPEHLREEIFARGVTSKPEVAGGRGIGLALVRLVTAQHGGSVEVTDAPAGGALFVVRLPETSASRQAAHA comes from the coding sequence ATGACCTGGTCACGCAGCCTGGCCGGCCAGTTCCTAGTGTTTCAGCTGCTTGTGGCCGTCGTAGTGCTAATCGCAATCGCGATCGTCTCGGTCGCGCAGTCGACGAGGGAATTCCGCGAAGTCCGCGGTCAACGGATGATCGCGGTCGCGGAGAACCTGGCATCGACTCCGATCGTCCGCGACCGGTTTGCCGACCCGACGGCCGCGCAGGTGCTCGCACCGGAGACCGACCGCGCCGTCGCACTCTCGGGCGCGGGGATGGCGGAAATCCTCGGACCCGAGGGCACGGTCCGGGTGTCGTCGGAGCCGTCGCGCATCCGCGACAGGATGGATCTCGGCCCGAGCCGGGCCGACGAGGGGCGGGCGTGGTTCGGCGACGACGACATCGACGGAGCACACAGCCTTGTCGGACAGGTGCCGATCCTGTCGGTGAACGGCGACGTGCTCGCTGTCGCATCGGTCAGTGAGCCATATCCGTCGGTGTGGGAACAGCTCAGCGGTGCGGGCAGACGCCTTCTGCTCTACCTCGGCCTCGGCGCTGCTCTCGGACTGCTGGCCTCGTGGCTGCTGTCGCGGCGGATCAAGCGGCACACCCGGGGTCTGGAAGTCGCCGAGATCGCGGGCCTTGCCGACCACCGGGAAGCGCTGCTGCACAGCATCCGCGAGGGTGTGGTGGCGGTGAACAATGACGGTGACGTCACGCTTCTCAACGACAGCGCGCAAGAGCTGCTCGGCGTGGACGGCGCTGCGGTCGGCAATCGCGTGGACAGCATCGGGCTCGACCCTGCCGTCGTCGAATTCCTGCTCTCCGGCGACGACGGCCGCTCCGCCAACGACACCGTGATCGCCACCCGGACAAAGGTGTTGGCGTTGAACAGAAGGTCGGCGACCAGCCAGGGCCAGGTGATCGGCACCGTGACGACGATGCGCGACAGCACCGAACTCGCCGCGCTGCAGGGCCAACTGTCGTCGCACAAGAGCGTGACCGACACGCTGCGGGCCCAGACCCACGAGTTCGCCAACCAGTTGCACACCATCTCGGGACTGGTCCAACTCGGAGAGTACGACTCGGTGCGCGACCTCGTCGGCACGCTCACCCGGCGCCGCGCCGAGATCAACGACGCCGTCACCAGCCGGATCTCCGACCCCGCGGTGGCTGCGCTGCTGATCGCGAAGACCTCGCTCGCCGCGGAGAGCGGTGTGGCGCTCGAGCTAGCGCCGAGCTCTCATCTGTCCGCGCTGACCCCTGCGGTGGCGACCGATGTGATCACGCTACTGGGCAACCTGATCGACAATGCCGTGGACGTGTCGGTGGGAGCAGAACGGGCGCGCGTCACGGTCCATCTCATCGACGGAGACGGTCTGCTGATTTCGGTGGCGGACTCCGGACCCGGTGTGCCGGAGCATCTTCGCGAGGAGATCTTCGCCCGAGGCGTCACGTCGAAACCGGAGGTTGCCGGTGGCCGCGGGATCGGTTTGGCCCTGGTACGGCTGGTCACGGCGCAGCACGGCGGCTCCGTCGAGGTGACCGACGCCCCGGCGGGCGGTGCGCTGTTCGTGGTGCGGCTGCCGGAGACGTCGGCGTCGAGGCAGGCTGCGCATGCGTGA
- a CDS encoding tripartite tricarboxylate transporter substrate binding protein, with product MLVIAVIAALLVSSCGVTGGGEEKGFHRLRMMVPNSPGGGYDLTARTAVKIMEDDDITGRVEVFNVIGAGGTVAMARLMNEKGNNDLMMTMGLGVVGATYTNGSKIKASDATAIAKLIEDPGAIFVPTDSPFKTVGDFVKAWKADPSKVTIGGGSSPGGPDHLFPMETARAVGVDPKAVNFVTYDGGGDLLTALLGKKIAVGTSSPGELSDQIEAGQLRVLAVSSEKRVEGIDAPTLKEAGINLAFANWRGVLAPPGISDDAKQAMVKVLEELHGTQGWKEALVKNGWTDAFVTGAEFEQFLKDQDQRVSSTLSELGLL from the coding sequence GTGTTGGTCATCGCTGTCATCGCCGCACTGCTGGTCAGCAGCTGCGGTGTCACCGGCGGGGGTGAGGAGAAGGGCTTCCACCGGCTGCGCATGATGGTGCCGAACAGCCCGGGCGGCGGCTACGACCTCACCGCCCGCACCGCGGTCAAGATCATGGAGGACGACGACATCACCGGCCGCGTCGAGGTCTTCAACGTCATCGGCGCAGGCGGGACCGTTGCCATGGCGCGTCTGATGAACGAAAAGGGCAACAACGACCTGATGATGACGATGGGGCTGGGCGTGGTCGGCGCGACCTACACCAACGGATCGAAGATCAAGGCATCGGATGCGACGGCCATCGCCAAACTGATCGAGGATCCCGGCGCCATCTTCGTGCCTACCGACTCACCGTTCAAAACGGTTGGCGACTTCGTCAAGGCGTGGAAGGCCGATCCGTCGAAGGTGACGATCGGCGGCGGTTCCTCGCCCGGCGGGCCCGACCACCTGTTCCCGATGGAGACCGCCAGGGCGGTCGGCGTCGACCCCAAGGCCGTCAACTTCGTCACCTACGACGGCGGCGGCGATCTGTTGACCGCGCTACTGGGCAAGAAGATCGCGGTCGGCACGTCCAGTCCAGGTGAGTTGTCCGACCAGATCGAAGCCGGTCAACTTCGGGTGCTCGCGGTGTCCAGTGAGAAACGGGTCGAGGGCATCGACGCGCCGACCTTGAAGGAGGCCGGCATCAACTTGGCATTCGCCAACTGGCGCGGAGTCCTTGCGCCGCCGGGCATTTCCGACGATGCCAAGCAGGCGATGGTCAAGGTCCTCGAGGAACTGCACGGCACGCAGGGGTGGAAGGAGGCGCTGGTGAAGAACGGCTGGACCGATGCATTCGTGACCGGTGCAGAGTTCGAACAGTTCCTCAAAGACCAGGACCAGCGCGTCTCCTCGACGCTCAGCGAATTGGGGCTGCTATGA
- a CDS encoding nitrate/nitrite transporter, with protein sequence MKTLRRDHNIEHWDAEDVEAWEGTRGSTPGKVVAKRNLVFSIFAEHVGFSVWSIWSVMVLFMPQTTYHIDPAGKFYLVALPTLVGAAMRIPYTVAPARFGGRDWTIVSALLLLVPTLLTLWVMKRPDSSYTTFMIVAAFAGVGGGNFASSMTNINGFYPQRLKGWALGLNAGGGNIGVPVIQLVGLLVIATVSNTAAEIVCAIYLVAIAMAALCAALFMDNLGNQRSNLGAMTEALRFRDSWVMSFLYIGTFGSFIGFSFAFGQVLQINFLAGGDSPAQAALHAAQIAFVGPLLGSIARPYGGKLSDRIGGGKVTMYTFIAMIFAAGILVATGMVDDGAPSAPTGGQMTGYVTGFILLFILSGIGNGSTYKMIPSIFEAKAQSRDEWSRDEKAVWSRSMSGALIGFAGAIGALGGVFINVVLRASYVGEAKSATNAFWIFLAFYVVCAVVTWAVFLRMRHARTGAGELAGPVPAPAG encoded by the coding sequence GTGAAGACACTGCGCCGAGACCACAACATCGAGCACTGGGACGCCGAGGACGTCGAGGCCTGGGAGGGCACCCGGGGTTCCACCCCGGGAAAAGTAGTAGCCAAACGCAACCTCGTGTTCTCGATCTTCGCCGAGCACGTCGGCTTCTCGGTCTGGTCGATCTGGTCGGTGATGGTTCTGTTCATGCCGCAGACCACCTACCACATCGACCCGGCCGGAAAGTTCTATCTGGTGGCGCTGCCCACGCTTGTCGGCGCCGCCATGCGGATCCCCTACACCGTCGCACCCGCGAGGTTCGGCGGACGGGACTGGACGATCGTCAGCGCGCTGCTGCTCCTGGTGCCGACGCTGTTGACGCTGTGGGTGATGAAGCGGCCCGACTCGTCGTACACGACGTTCATGATCGTGGCCGCGTTCGCGGGCGTCGGCGGCGGAAACTTCGCGTCGTCGATGACGAACATCAACGGGTTCTACCCGCAGCGGCTGAAGGGTTGGGCGCTGGGCCTGAACGCAGGCGGCGGCAACATCGGCGTGCCCGTCATCCAGCTGGTCGGCCTCCTGGTCATCGCGACCGTCAGCAACACCGCAGCCGAGATCGTCTGCGCCATCTACCTTGTCGCGATCGCGATGGCGGCGCTCTGCGCAGCGCTGTTCATGGACAACCTGGGTAACCAGCGGTCCAACCTCGGCGCGATGACGGAGGCCCTGCGGTTTCGCGACTCCTGGGTGATGAGCTTCCTCTACATCGGCACGTTCGGATCGTTCATCGGGTTCTCCTTCGCATTCGGCCAGGTCCTGCAGATCAACTTCCTCGCAGGCGGCGACAGCCCGGCGCAGGCAGCGCTGCACGCCGCGCAGATCGCGTTCGTCGGGCCGCTGCTCGGCTCGATAGCCCGCCCGTACGGCGGCAAGCTGTCCGACCGGATCGGCGGCGGCAAGGTCACCATGTACACCTTCATCGCGATGATCTTCGCCGCGGGAATCCTCGTCGCCACCGGAATGGTTGACGACGGTGCGCCGTCCGCGCCGACCGGTGGTCAGATGACCGGCTATGTGACCGGCTTCATCCTGCTGTTCATACTTTCGGGCATCGGTAACGGCTCGACCTACAAGATGATCCCGTCGATCTTCGAGGCGAAGGCACAGAGCCGGGACGAATGGAGCCGCGACGAGAAAGCCGTCTGGTCGCGCAGCATGTCGGGTGCGCTGATCGGTTTCGCGGGCGCAATCGGTGCGCTCGGCGGCGTGTTCATCAACGTCGTGCTGCGCGCCTCCTACGTCGGCGAGGCCAAATCCGCGACCAATGCGTTCTGGATTTTTCTCGCCTTCTACGTCGTCTGCGCCGTCGTGACATGGGCGGTGTTCCTTCGGATGCGGCACGCGAGGACCGGGGCGGGCGAGCTCGCAGGCCCGGTTCCCGCGCCCGCGGGATGA
- a CDS encoding universal stress protein encodes MIVVGYSADPYGRAALEHGIAEAKLRGTSLRVINSTAGDAYVDARFAQPTEVHDIEERLANCGVEYELSQPVGVDAVDELLKTMERGDADLLVIGIRHRNPVGKLLLGSVAQQLLLECPKPVLAVKPHEA; translated from the coding sequence ATGATCGTCGTGGGATACAGCGCGGACCCGTACGGGCGGGCGGCTCTCGAACACGGCATCGCCGAGGCGAAGCTGCGCGGCACCTCGCTGCGCGTGATCAATTCGACCGCCGGTGACGCCTACGTCGACGCCAGGTTCGCCCAGCCCACCGAGGTGCACGACATCGAGGAGCGGCTGGCGAACTGCGGGGTCGAATACGAGCTCAGCCAGCCTGTGGGGGTGGACGCCGTCGACGAGTTGCTGAAGACCATGGAACGCGGTGACGCCGACCTGCTGGTGATCGGCATCCGCCACCGCAACCCGGTGGGCAAGCTGCTGCTCGGCAGCGTCGCGCAGCAGTTGCTGTTGGAATGCCCGAAGCCGGTGCTCGCGGTCAAACCGCACGAGGCCTGA
- a CDS encoding bifunctional nitrate reductase/sulfite reductase flavoprotein subunit alpha, with translation MTVTRTACSYCGVGCGIEVTTETGGAAVIAKVSGDRLHPANFGRLCTKGATHAEMMAADDGRLRSALLRPSRDDEPVPVPVDDAVAEAGRRLRAIVDEHGPDAVALYVSGQMSIEAQYLANKLAKGFLRTVHIESNSRLCMASAGTGFKQSLGADGPPGSYTDFEHTDLFFVIGSNMADCHPILFLRMADRMKAGAKLIVVDPRRTETARRADLYLQIKPGTDLALLNGLLHLLVENGDMDADFIAEHTDGWADMPEFLADYPPQRVSAITGIPEADIRAAARMIADAGEWLSCWTMGLNQSTHGTWNTNAICNLHLATGAICRPGSGPMSLTGQPNAMGGREMGYMGPGLPGQRSVVSAADRGFVEQQWGLPAGTIRDDVGPGTVAMFERLAAGDIKACWIICTNPVATVANRRTVVTGLQAAELVITQDAYEATATNRYADIVLPAALWAETDAVMVNSERNLTLLQAAIPPAGQARPDWQLICQVAEHLGFGEHFDFSSSEEVFEEIRRFSNPVTGYDLRGVTYSRLRRTPLQWPCPPDDDADRHPIRYLNDGISQDLFVDADGHRPRLAFPTPSRKAVFHARPHMEPRELPDDDYPLLLNTGRLQHQWHTMTKTGRVAKLTRLDNGPFVELHPTDAAAMGIADGQQVELASRRGRAVLPAVVTERVRPGNCFAPFHWNDEHGEHLTVNAVTNDAVDPDSLQPEFKACAVRVSPVGPVPVRTVHTVVDEGAGPLVLWASQTGTAEDFAARLARRLGESHLVNMDDVPLSRLASARDVLIVTSTFGDGGPPDNGAGFWDRLGAPDAPALDGVRYAVLGIGDRSYADFCGYAKSIDGRLAALGASKLLDRAECEAYDNGPMSKWADDVADALGVVGLPNTVADEPFTRADPVLAKLCRNSVLTAPMAAKEVRQFGFDISEFGVDYSVGDSLGVCGTNGRDVVDAWLAATGLHGEESVEVDGMHRSLRDALTGCYDICRVTPDLLRFVAENCADRRAAKALLAPSDRLKKWLAGRNGLDIVEEFSVRAEPSRWQNVLVRLTPRNYSISSSPLVSPHEVQLTVSVVRYRGRRGALRGGVCSTYLADRAGAAPVPVFLQRSPHFRPPRDPDTPMIMIGPGTGIAPFRGFLQERRALGHSGRNWLFFGEQRRSENYYYRDDLEDMVGDGFLNRLDLAFSRDQADRVYVQHKMLDYGADLWRWLNDGAHFYVCGDAARMARDVDAVLTSIIKTYGRMSEEAAHHYKRELVADKRYVRDVY, from the coding sequence ATGACGGTCACCCGCACGGCCTGCTCCTACTGTGGCGTCGGCTGCGGCATCGAGGTCACGACCGAGACGGGCGGCGCCGCCGTGATCGCCAAGGTGTCGGGAGACAGGCTGCACCCGGCCAACTTCGGCAGGCTGTGCACGAAGGGCGCGACGCACGCCGAAATGATGGCCGCCGACGACGGACGCCTGAGATCGGCGCTGCTGCGGCCGTCGCGTGACGACGAACCGGTGCCCGTTCCGGTCGACGATGCCGTCGCCGAGGCGGGCAGGCGGCTGCGCGCGATCGTCGACGAGCACGGTCCCGACGCCGTGGCGCTGTACGTGTCCGGCCAGATGTCCATCGAGGCGCAGTATCTGGCCAACAAGCTGGCCAAGGGCTTTCTGCGCACCGTGCACATCGAATCGAATTCGCGGCTGTGCATGGCCAGCGCGGGCACCGGTTTCAAACAGTCGCTCGGCGCCGACGGCCCACCCGGTTCCTACACCGACTTCGAGCACACCGACCTGTTCTTCGTGATCGGCTCCAACATGGCCGACTGCCACCCGATCCTGTTCCTGCGGATGGCGGACCGGATGAAGGCAGGCGCCAAACTGATCGTCGTCGACCCGCGGCGCACAGAGACCGCTAGGCGGGCGGACCTCTACCTGCAGATCAAGCCCGGCACCGACCTCGCCCTGTTGAACGGCCTCCTGCACCTGCTCGTCGAAAACGGCGACATGGACGCGGATTTCATCGCCGAGCACACCGACGGCTGGGCCGACATGCCCGAATTCCTCGCCGACTACCCGCCGCAGCGGGTCTCTGCTATCACGGGCATTCCCGAGGCCGACATCCGCGCCGCGGCACGCATGATCGCCGACGCGGGGGAATGGCTGAGCTGCTGGACGATGGGACTGAACCAGAGCACACACGGCACCTGGAACACCAACGCCATCTGCAACCTGCACCTGGCCACCGGTGCGATCTGTCGCCCAGGCAGCGGCCCGATGTCGCTGACGGGCCAGCCCAACGCGATGGGCGGCCGCGAAATGGGTTACATGGGACCGGGACTGCCCGGCCAACGGTCGGTGGTGTCAGCCGCCGACCGCGGCTTCGTCGAGCAGCAGTGGGGGCTGCCGGCGGGAACGATCCGCGACGACGTCGGTCCAGGCACCGTCGCGATGTTCGAACGGCTCGCCGCTGGCGACATCAAGGCGTGCTGGATCATCTGCACCAATCCCGTTGCCACCGTGGCCAACCGGCGCACCGTCGTCACAGGCCTGCAAGCCGCCGAGCTGGTGATCACCCAGGACGCGTACGAGGCCACGGCAACCAACCGCTACGCCGACATCGTGCTGCCCGCCGCGCTGTGGGCCGAGACCGACGCGGTGATGGTCAACTCGGAACGCAATCTCACCCTGCTGCAGGCGGCCATCCCGCCTGCCGGGCAGGCGCGGCCGGACTGGCAGCTGATCTGCCAGGTCGCCGAGCACCTCGGGTTCGGCGAGCACTTCGACTTCTCCTCCAGCGAAGAGGTTTTCGAGGAGATCCGCCGGTTCTCCAATCCGGTTACCGGATACGACCTGCGCGGCGTGACGTACTCCCGGCTCCGGCGCACACCCCTGCAGTGGCCGTGCCCACCCGACGACGACGCCGACCGGCACCCGATCCGGTACCTCAACGACGGAATCAGCCAGGATCTTTTCGTCGACGCTGACGGGCACCGGCCGCGGCTGGCGTTTCCCACCCCCTCGCGCAAAGCGGTGTTTCACGCGCGGCCCCACATGGAACCGCGCGAACTGCCCGACGACGACTACCCGTTGCTGCTCAACACCGGCCGGCTGCAGCACCAGTGGCACACCATGACCAAGACTGGCCGGGTCGCCAAACTCACCCGCCTCGACAACGGACCGTTCGTCGAGCTGCATCCGACGGACGCGGCCGCGATGGGTATCGCCGACGGCCAACAGGTCGAGCTGGCGTCGCGCCGCGGCCGGGCGGTGCTGCCCGCCGTGGTGACCGAGCGGGTGCGACCGGGAAACTGCTTCGCGCCATTCCACTGGAACGACGAGCACGGCGAGCATCTGACGGTCAACGCGGTCACCAACGACGCCGTCGACCCCGACTCCCTGCAACCCGAGTTCAAGGCGTGCGCGGTGCGCGTCAGCCCTGTCGGCCCGGTACCGGTCCGCACCGTGCACACCGTCGTCGACGAGGGGGCCGGCCCGCTCGTGCTGTGGGCGTCGCAGACCGGCACCGCGGAGGACTTCGCGGCCCGGCTGGCCCGCAGGCTCGGCGAATCGCACCTGGTCAACATGGACGACGTGCCGCTGTCGCGGCTGGCGTCGGCCCGTGACGTGCTGATCGTCACCAGTACGTTCGGCGACGGCGGGCCGCCCGACAACGGCGCCGGATTCTGGGACCGACTCGGTGCCCCCGATGCGCCCGCCCTCGACGGTGTCCGATATGCCGTGCTGGGGATCGGGGACCGGTCGTATGCCGACTTCTGCGGGTACGCGAAATCGATCGACGGCAGGCTGGCCGCGCTCGGCGCGTCCAAACTGCTGGACCGTGCCGAGTGCGAAGCCTACGACAACGGGCCGATGTCGAAGTGGGCCGACGATGTGGCCGACGCGCTCGGCGTGGTCGGGCTGCCGAACACCGTCGCCGACGAACCGTTCACGCGGGCCGATCCGGTCCTCGCCAAGCTGTGCCGCAACTCGGTGCTGACCGCGCCGATGGCGGCAAAAGAAGTGCGGCAGTTCGGATTCGACATCTCCGAGTTCGGCGTTGACTACTCCGTCGGCGACTCGCTGGGCGTGTGCGGGACGAACGGCCGCGACGTCGTCGACGCATGGCTCGCGGCGACCGGCCTGCACGGGGAGGAGAGCGTCGAGGTCGACGGCATGCACCGGTCGCTGCGTGACGCGTTGACCGGTTGCTACGACATCTGCCGTGTCACACCGGATCTGCTGCGATTCGTCGCCGAGAACTGCGCCGACCGCAGGGCCGCGAAGGCGCTCCTTGCCCCGTCGGACCGGCTCAAGAAGTGGCTGGCGGGCCGCAACGGGTTGGACATCGTCGAGGAGTTCAGTGTGCGTGCCGAGCCGTCGCGGTGGCAGAACGTACTGGTGCGGCTGACGCCGAGGAACTACTCGATCTCGTCGAGCCCGCTGGTCAGCCCGCACGAGGTGCAGTTGACGGTGTCGGTTGTGCGCTACCGCGGTCGCCGCGGGGCCCTGCGTGGCGGCGTGTGCTCGACATATCTCGCCGACCGCGCGGGGGCAGCGCCGGTGCCGGTGTTCCTGCAACGGTCTCCGCATTTCCGTCCCCCGCGCGACCCCGACACCCCGATGATCATGATCGGGCCGGGCACCGGGATCGCGCCGTTTCGCGGGTTCCTGCAGGAGCGTCGCGCCCTGGGGCACTCCGGCCGCAACTGGCTGTTCTTCGGTGAACAGCGGCGCAGCGAAAACTATTACTACCGGGACGATCTCGAGGACATGGTCGGCGACGGCTTCCTCAACCGGCTGGATCTCGCCTTCTCTCGGGACCAGGCCGACCGGGTCTACGTACAGCACAAGATGCTCGACTACGGTGCCGACCTCTGGCGCTGGCTGAACGATGGCGCGCACTTCTACGTGTGCGGCGACGCCGCCCGAATGGCACGTGACGTCGACGCGGTCCTGACGTCGATCATCAAGACCTACGGCCGGATGTCGGAAGAGGCCGCACACCACTACAAGCGCGAACTGGTAGCCGACAAGCGCTACGTGCGCGACGTGTATTGA